The following proteins come from a genomic window of Pseudomonas syringae:
- a CDS encoding M48 family metalloprotease, which yields MNFLRPTLLTLACLFATHGMADDLPSLGDASSSIVSPEQEHRLGRAWLGLLRGQVGQLSDPQLKDYVETTVYRLAETSQVQDRRLEFILINSPQLNAFAAPGGIIGVNGGLFLNAQTEGEYASVLAHELAHLSQRHFARGIEAQQRMQVPVMAAMLAGIVMAAAGAGDAGIAAIAGSQAAAIQEQRRFSRQNEQEADRIGILNLEKAGYDPRNMPTMFERLMRQYRFDARPPEFLLTHPVSESRIADTRNRAEQAKPGGKEDSLLYQLMRARVALIYEETPGIAAKRFRAQLVENPNSDAARYGLAIAQIKGGQLNEAREGLKPLLEKSPNDITYNLTQIDLDITNNRLADAQQRVDRMLTLYPANYPLNDVRIDVLLKQNRTAEAEKSLEALLKTRPDDPDIWYVVAETRGLNGNTIGLHQARAEYFALVGDFRQAIQQLDFAKRRAANNFQLASRIDARQKDLIEQERMVKDMMN from the coding sequence TCACTTGGCGACGCCAGCTCTTCAATTGTCTCCCCGGAACAGGAGCATCGCCTTGGCCGTGCGTGGCTGGGACTGCTGCGCGGCCAGGTGGGCCAACTGTCGGACCCGCAACTCAAGGACTACGTAGAAACCACGGTCTATCGGCTGGCTGAAACCAGTCAGGTGCAGGACCGCCGACTTGAATTCATCCTGATCAACAGCCCGCAGCTCAACGCCTTTGCCGCGCCGGGCGGAATCATCGGCGTCAATGGCGGCCTGTTTCTCAACGCCCAGACCGAAGGTGAATACGCCTCGGTGCTGGCCCACGAGCTGGCGCACTTGTCACAGCGCCACTTCGCCAGGGGCATAGAAGCTCAGCAACGAATGCAGGTGCCGGTCATGGCCGCTATGCTGGCCGGCATCGTCATGGCCGCGGCAGGCGCCGGTGACGCCGGGATCGCCGCCATTGCCGGTTCACAGGCCGCCGCCATTCAGGAACAGCGCCGCTTCTCGCGCCAGAATGAGCAGGAAGCAGACCGCATCGGCATCCTCAACCTGGAAAAGGCCGGCTACGACCCACGCAACATGCCAACGATGTTCGAGCGCCTCATGCGCCAGTATCGCTTTGACGCCAGGCCTCCGGAATTTCTGCTGACTCACCCGGTCAGCGAATCGCGAATCGCCGACACCCGCAACCGTGCCGAACAGGCCAAGCCAGGCGGCAAGGAAGACAGCCTGCTGTATCAACTGATGCGCGCTCGCGTCGCGCTGATCTATGAGGAAACCCCGGGCATCGCCGCCAAGCGCTTCCGCGCCCAACTGGTTGAAAACCCGAATTCCGATGCTGCGCGTTACGGGCTGGCCATCGCGCAGATCAAAGGCGGACAGCTTAATGAAGCGAGAGAAGGCCTCAAGCCGCTGCTTGAAAAATCTCCCAATGACATCACTTACAACCTGACGCAGATTGATCTGGACATCACCAACAACCGGCTGGCAGATGCCCAGCAGCGGGTCGATCGCATGCTGACGCTGTACCCGGCCAATTACCCGCTCAACGATGTGCGTATCGACGTGCTGCTCAAACAGAACCGTACCGCCGAAGCGGAGAAAAGCCTTGAAGCACTGCTGAAGACGCGCCCGGACGATCCGGACATCTGGTACGTCGTGGCGGAAACCCGTGGCCTGAATGGCAACACGATCGGCCTGCATCAGGCCCGCGCCGAGTACTTTGCGCTGGTTGGCGATTTTCGTCAGGCGATCCAGCAGCTGGACTTCGCCAAACGTCGCGCCGCCAACAACTTTCAGTTGGCGTCGCGCATTGATGCCCGGCAGAAGGATTTGATCGAGCAGGAACGCATGGTCAAGGACATGATGAACTGA
- the nadA gene encoding quinolinate synthase NadA → MTQISERFLVQAHLDAKQPKVLSAAEQAHLRAEIATELKKQDAVMVAHYYCDPVIQALAEETGGCVADSLEMARFSNSHSASTVLVAGVRFMGETAKILNPEKRVFMPTLEATCSLDVGCPVDEFSAFCDQHPERTVVVYANTSAAVKARADWVVTSGCALEIVESLMDNGEKIIWAPDKHLGRYIQRETGADMLLWDGACIVHEEFKSKQLADMKALYPEAAILVHPESPEAVIELADVVGSTSQMIAATQRLPNKTFIVATDRGIFYKMQQLCPDKIFIEAPTAGNGAACRSCAHCPWMAMNTLERTLQCLREGSNEIFVDPALIPNAVRPLQRMLDFTQAARLRQAGNA, encoded by the coding sequence ATGACGCAGATTTCCGAACGCTTTCTGGTGCAGGCGCACCTTGATGCCAAGCAGCCCAAAGTGTTGAGCGCAGCAGAGCAGGCGCACTTGCGCGCCGAAATTGCGACCGAGCTGAAGAAGCAGGACGCTGTCATGGTCGCTCACTACTATTGCGACCCCGTGATTCAGGCGCTGGCTGAAGAAACCGGCGGTTGTGTGGCGGATTCTCTGGAAATGGCACGCTTCAGCAACAGTCATTCGGCCAGCACCGTATTGGTGGCCGGCGTGCGCTTCATGGGTGAGACGGCCAAGATTCTCAACCCTGAAAAACGTGTGTTCATGCCGACCCTCGAAGCGACGTGTTCGCTGGATGTGGGTTGCCCGGTCGATGAGTTTTCCGCGTTTTGCGATCAGCACCCGGAACGCACTGTGGTGGTCTACGCCAATACGTCGGCTGCGGTAAAAGCGCGCGCAGACTGGGTGGTGACCTCGGGCTGTGCGCTGGAAATCGTCGAGAGCCTGATGGATAACGGCGAGAAAATCATCTGGGCACCGGACAAACATCTGGGCCGCTATATCCAGCGTGAAACCGGTGCCGACATGCTGTTGTGGGACGGTGCCTGCATTGTTCACGAGGAATTCAAGTCCAAGCAACTGGCGGACATGAAGGCGCTGTACCCCGAGGCGGCAATCCTGGTTCACCCTGAGTCGCCCGAAGCGGTCATCGAGCTGGCTGACGTCGTCGGTTCTACCAGTCAGATGATTGCCGCAACCCAGCGCTTGCCCAATAAAACGTTCATTGTCGCGACGGATCGGGGCATTTTTTACAAGATGCAGCAGTTGTGCCCGGACAAGATCTTCATTGAGGCGCCTACCGCTGGCAACGGCGCCGCGTGCCGCAGTTGCGCACACTGCCCGTGGATGGCGATGAACACGCTTGAGCGCACCTTGCAGTGTCTGAGAGAGGGCAGCAACGAGATCTTCGTTGATCCTGCACTTATCCCAAACGCAGTACGGCCGTTGCAGCGCATGCTCGACTTCACTCAGGCAGCACGCCTGCGCCAGGCAGGCAACGCCTGA
- a CDS encoding serine acetyltransferase: protein MISLLRQAMRFWHIEILGGLDRSFSWKRLYLKCRRSNRSSYLFWFRLAYVLNTSRSKFLRRRAKLLNEKISRTYNVEIMLGAEIGEGLWIAHLSGIVITCYAVIGKDFRIWQGCTIGVKGNAETVRLIIGDGVRVQAHACIISDDIQLGDNVVVGACSFVNKSIPSNTVFYNRRISESVPYDESLLGRLQK, encoded by the coding sequence ATGATCAGCCTCCTCAGGCAGGCCATGCGCTTTTGGCATATCGAAATTCTGGGCGGTCTGGACAGGTCGTTCAGCTGGAAGCGTCTGTACCTGAAGTGCAGGCGCAGCAATCGTTCCAGTTACCTGTTCTGGTTTCGGCTTGCTTATGTGCTCAATACGTCCAGAAGTAAATTCTTGCGACGTCGAGCCAAGCTGTTGAATGAAAAAATCAGTCGCACGTACAACGTCGAAATCATGCTGGGTGCCGAAATTGGTGAAGGGCTGTGGATTGCTCACCTGAGCGGCATCGTTATCACGTGTTATGCGGTTATCGGCAAGGACTTCAGAATCTGGCAAGGATGCACCATCGGTGTAAAAGGCAATGCCGAGACAGTGCGTCTGATCATTGGTGATGGCGTTAGGGTTCAGGCGCACGCCTGCATCATTTCCGACGATATTCAGCTTGGCGATAACGTGGTGGTCGGGGCCTGCAGCTTTGTCAATAAAAGCATCCCCTCCAATACGGTCTTTTATAACCGACGCATCAGTGAGTCCGTCCCGTATGACGAAAGTCTATTGGGGCGTTTGCAGAAGTAG
- a CDS encoding O-antigen ligase family protein → MSESFQRASMTTTVSRYLFCLLVAGFTLHVSGMLFITDGSRGTTISNLTLFLPALVLLLIGREWRDPLFSRQYLPVLLLLVFTVLVALLNKGSVIKGAEQFKTALYILLYLGAIHWMVSRDVMEKVLNLLFVIAAIAAFASIAYHLITVDSHYLLSGDRLFKLGYKNYADFQNPIVAALFYGVFGVYGFHQLLTKRYSRTVTLVYCLCVFSLSLYMYCTLSRGVWLGYVAAISASVMLHNDARSRKWLAVTAGVLVVAITLLSPVLLEQKVRGLSLRDVIWSEWLSRLGDFWLFGAGAGKSFDICIENVQCFKQAHNLYLQFFYEYGIAGAILLLVMIGTVFNRSLKRSLWASPLGTAGFPLFLFALLTAMFDYHTVMNRPGVYWLVFWLPVGLILSTGSRVHANRLEKTKA, encoded by the coding sequence TTGAGCGAAAGTTTTCAAAGGGCCTCTATGACAACCACGGTATCGCGTTATTTATTCTGTTTGCTGGTGGCAGGATTCACGCTCCATGTAAGCGGAATGCTTTTTATAACGGACGGCAGCAGAGGCACGACCATCTCGAATCTGACGCTGTTTCTTCCGGCGCTGGTTCTGCTGCTGATCGGTCGTGAGTGGCGAGATCCTCTTTTCAGTCGACAGTACCTGCCTGTACTGCTGCTGCTCGTGTTTACGGTGCTGGTTGCGCTGCTGAACAAGGGCTCGGTCATCAAAGGCGCTGAGCAGTTCAAGACCGCGCTTTACATCCTGTTATACCTGGGCGCCATCCATTGGATGGTGAGTCGCGATGTGATGGAAAAGGTCCTGAACCTGTTGTTCGTGATCGCTGCGATCGCTGCCTTCGCGAGCATCGCGTATCACCTGATAACCGTCGACTCCCACTATTTGCTGAGCGGCGATCGTCTATTCAAACTGGGTTACAAAAATTACGCCGACTTTCAAAACCCCATCGTTGCAGCTCTGTTCTACGGAGTCTTCGGTGTATACGGTTTTCACCAACTGCTCACCAAGCGCTACAGCCGTACAGTGACGCTGGTGTATTGCCTCTGCGTGTTTTCGCTCTCGCTTTACATGTATTGCACGCTGTCCCGAGGCGTTTGGCTGGGGTACGTAGCAGCGATCAGTGCGTCTGTGATGCTGCACAATGACGCACGCTCCAGGAAGTGGCTGGCGGTTACTGCGGGCGTTCTGGTTGTGGCTATCACGCTGCTTTCGCCGGTACTGCTCGAACAGAAAGTTCGCGGGCTCAGCCTCAGGGACGTCATCTGGAGCGAGTGGTTATCGCGCCTGGGTGATTTCTGGTTGTTCGGAGCGGGTGCCGGCAAGAGCTTCGATATCTGTATCGAAAACGTGCAGTGCTTCAAGCAGGCTCACAACCTGTACCTGCAATTCTTTTACGAGTACGGAATCGCCGGTGCAATTCTTCTGCTGGTCATGATAGGCACGGTGTTCAATCGCTCTCTCAAGCGCTCTCTGTGGGCGTCGCCACTCGGTACTGCAGGCTTTCCGTTATTCCTGTTCGCGTTGCTGACGGCCATGTTTGATTACCACACCGTGATGAATCGTCCTGGTGTGTACTGGCTGGTATTCTGGTTGCCTGTTGGCCTGATTCTGTCGACCGGTTCACGTGTGCATGCAAACCGCCTGGAGAAAACCAAGGCATGA
- the queC gene encoding 7-cyano-7-deazaguanine synthase QueC — protein MTEKRAVILLSGGLDSATVVAMARAEGYACYTMSFDYGQRHRAELDAAARVARDLGAVEHKVIGLDLNGIGGSALTDSSIAVPESPSEGIPVTYVPARNTVFLSLALGWAEVLGARDIFIGVNAVDYSGYPDCRPEFVESFERMANLATKAGVEGQGFTIRAPLQNLSKSDIVKAGAALGVDYSLTVSCYQADDQGRACGKCDSCRLRAEGFVGAGMTDPTRYF, from the coding sequence ATGACCGAAAAAAGAGCCGTGATTCTGTTGTCCGGTGGCCTGGATTCCGCAACCGTAGTTGCCATGGCGCGTGCCGAAGGCTACGCCTGCTACACCATGAGCTTCGATTATGGCCAGCGTCATCGTGCCGAGCTAGACGCTGCTGCGCGCGTCGCTCGCGACTTGGGGGCAGTCGAGCACAAGGTTATTGGCCTGGACCTCAACGGCATAGGCGGCTCGGCTTTGACTGACAGCTCCATTGCCGTACCTGAATCGCCATCCGAAGGCATTCCGGTGACCTACGTCCCGGCGCGCAATACCGTGTTCCTGTCCTTGGCGTTGGGCTGGGCCGAGGTGCTTGGCGCCCGGGATATCTTCATTGGCGTCAATGCGGTGGATTATTCGGGTTACCCGGACTGCCGTCCCGAGTTCGTCGAATCGTTCGAGCGCATGGCCAATCTGGCCACCAAGGCTGGCGTAGAAGGGCAGGGGTTTACCATCAGGGCTCCGTTGCAGAATCTGAGCAAGTCCGACATCGTCAAGGCGGGTGCGGCCTTGGGGGTTGATTATTCTCTTACTGTTTCCTGCTATCAGGCCGACGATCAGGGCCGGGCGTGTGGCAAATGCGACAGCTGCCGCCTGCGTGCAGAGGGTTTTGTCGGTGCCGGTATGACGGACCCGACACGTTATTTTTAA
- the queE gene encoding 7-carboxy-7-deazaguanine synthase QueE, with the protein MQETLRITEIFHSLQGETRTAGLPTVFVRLTGCPLRCQYCDSAYAFSGGTIQTLDDIVGQVASYRPRYVCVTGGEPLAQPNAIPLLKRLCDAGYEVSLETSGALDISAVDPRVSRVVDLKTPGSKEVTRNRYENMELLTPNDQVKFVICSREDYDWAVSKLIQYGLDRRAGEVLFSASHHELKGRDLADWIVADNLPVRLQMQLHKILWDDEPGR; encoded by the coding sequence ATGCAAGAAACATTACGCATCACCGAAATCTTTCACTCGCTGCAGGGTGAAACACGCACGGCTGGCCTGCCCACCGTATTTGTCCGCCTGACCGGCTGCCCCTTGCGCTGTCAGTACTGCGACAGTGCCTACGCGTTCAGCGGCGGCACCATTCAGACGCTGGACGACATCGTCGGGCAAGTGGCGTCCTATCGGCCTCGCTATGTCTGCGTGACCGGTGGCGAGCCGCTTGCTCAGCCCAATGCTATTCCATTGCTCAAGCGTCTCTGCGATGCGGGCTATGAGGTATCCCTGGAAACCAGTGGCGCACTGGATATCTCCGCAGTGGACCCGCGTGTCAGCCGCGTCGTCGACCTCAAGACCCCAGGGTCAAAAGAAGTCACGCGCAATCGTTACGAGAATATGGAACTGCTGACGCCGAACGACCAGGTCAAGTTTGTGATTTGCTCGCGCGAGGATTATGACTGGGCCGTTTCCAAACTGATTCAGTACGGCCTTGACCGGCGCGCGGGTGAGGTTCTGTTTTCGGCCAGCCATCACGAGCTTAAAGGTCGTGACCTGGCAGACTGGATCGTGGCTGATAACCTGCCGGTGCGCTTGCAGATGCAGTTACATAAAATTCTTTGGGATGACGAGCCGGGACGCTGA
- the ybgF gene encoding tol-pal system protein YbgF translates to MRTCRRALTVLALALPLSALGAAPVVDNNSGSGSSSYPPAGYGTSGAYAGGGVTAPASAQGQLFMQLQQMQDEIARLRGVVEVQQNDIQRMKQEALERYQELDQRIASGAAAPATNNSQPSGGAIDASGAPSASAAQAPAAGTEPPDPAKEKLYYEAAFDLIKAKDFDKASQAFTAFLRKYPNSSYAGNAQYWLGEVNLAKGDLQGAGQAFAKVSQQYPKHAKVPDSLYKLADVERRLGHTDKVKGILQQVVAQYPGTSAAQLAQRDLQRL, encoded by the coding sequence ATGCGAACGTGCCGACGTGCTCTAACCGTTTTGGCCCTCGCCCTTCCGCTTTCAGCGTTGGGTGCGGCACCTGTGGTCGATAACAATTCTGGCTCTGGCAGCAGCAGTTATCCGCCAGCGGGTTATGGCACGTCCGGCGCCTATGCCGGGGGAGGGGTTACGGCCCCTGCCTCGGCACAAGGTCAGCTGTTCATGCAGTTGCAGCAGATGCAAGATGAAATCGCGCGTTTGCGCGGTGTTGTCGAGGTCCAGCAGAACGATATCCAGCGCATGAAACAGGAAGCTCTGGAGCGTTATCAGGAACTCGATCAACGTATAGCCAGTGGCGCTGCCGCTCCGGCTACCAATAATTCACAACCTTCTGGTGGCGCAATCGACGCCAGTGGGGCGCCTTCCGCATCTGCGGCTCAGGCACCGGCAGCAGGCACCGAGCCTCCTGATCCGGCGAAGGAAAAGCTGTACTACGAGGCTGCCTTCGATTTGATCAAGGCGAAGGATTTCGACAAGGCCAGTCAGGCTTTCACCGCTTTCCTGCGCAAATACCCGAACAGTTCGTATGCGGGCAATGCCCAATACTGGCTGGGCGAAGTGAATCTGGCCAAGGGCGACCTTCAAGGTGCCGGTCAGGCGTTCGCCAAAGTCAGTCAGCAATACCCGAAACATGCCAAAGTGCCTGATTCGTTGTACAAGCTGGCAGACGTAGAGCGCCGTCTTGGTCATACCGACAAGGTTAAAGGCATATTACAGCAGGTTGTGGCCCAGTATCCGGGTACTTCCGCTGCACAATTGGCGCAACGAGACCTTCAGCGCCTTTGA
- the pal gene encoding peptidoglycan-associated lipoprotein Pal: MEMLKFGKFAALALAMAVAVGCSSKGGDNAGAGGAAVDPNAGYGANSGAVDGSLSEEAALRAITTFYFEYDSSDLKPEAMRSLDVHAKDLKANGARVVLEGNTDERGTREYNMALGERRAKAVQRYLVLQGVSPAQLELVSYGEERPVATGNDEQSWAQNRRVELRK; the protein is encoded by the coding sequence ATGGAAATGCTGAAGTTTGGTAAATTTGCTGCGCTGGCTCTGGCCATGGCTGTAGCTGTAGGTTGCTCGTCCAAAGGCGGCGACAATGCCGGTGCAGGCGGTGCTGCTGTTGATCCTAACGCTGGTTACGGCGCCAACTCGGGTGCTGTTGACGGCTCCCTGAGCGAAGAAGCTGCTCTGCGCGCAATCACCACCTTCTACTTCGAATACGACAGTTCGGACCTGAAGCCAGAAGCCATGCGCTCCCTGGACGTGCACGCCAAAGACCTGAAAGCTAACGGCGCTCGCGTTGTTCTGGAAGGCAACACCGACGAACGTGGTACTCGCGAGTACAACATGGCACTGGGCGAGCGTCGTGCGAAAGCCGTTCAACGCTACCTGGTTCTGCAAGGTGTTTCCCCAGCTCAGCTGGAACTGGTTTCCTACGGCGAAGAGCGTCCAGTTGCTACCGGCAACGACGAGCAGTCCTGGGCTCAAAACCGTCGCGTCGAACTGCGTAAGTAA
- the tolB gene encoding Tol-Pal system beta propeller repeat protein TolB translates to MVAAEEKNILVTSGSDRAAPIAVVPFGWQGGSVLPEDMAEIVSNDLRNSGYYAPIPKQNMISLPTQASEVIFRDWKALGAQYVMVGNITPAGGRLQIQYALFNVATEQQVLTGNVSGTNDQLRDMAHYIADQSFEKLTGIKGAFSTRMLYVTAERFSESNTRYTLQRSDYDGARAVTLLQSREPILSPRFAPDGKRIAYVSFEQRRPRIFVQHIDTGRREQITNFEGLNGAPAWSPDGSKLAFVLSKDGNPEIYVMNLASRQLSRVTNDSSIDTEPFFGKDGSTLYFTSDRGGKPQIYKTNINGGGAERVTFVGNYNANPKLSADEKTLVMIHRQDGFTNFKVAVQDLARGSVKILTDSNLDESPTVAPNGTMVIYATRQQGRGVLMLVSINGRVRLPLPTAQGEVREPSWSPYLN, encoded by the coding sequence ATGGTTGCGGCAGAAGAAAAGAACATTCTGGTCACCAGCGGCAGTGACCGCGCTGCTCCAATCGCAGTTGTGCCATTCGGTTGGCAGGGCGGCAGTGTATTGCCGGAAGACATGGCGGAGATCGTGAGCAACGACCTGCGCAACTCCGGTTATTACGCGCCGATTCCAAAACAGAACATGATCAGCTTGCCGACCCAGGCCAGCGAAGTCATTTTCCGTGACTGGAAAGCGCTGGGTGCCCAGTACGTCATGGTCGGCAACATCACGCCTGCCGGCGGACGTCTGCAGATTCAGTACGCATTGTTCAACGTGGCTACCGAGCAGCAAGTACTGACCGGCAATGTTTCCGGTACTAACGATCAGCTGCGCGACATGGCGCATTACATTGCCGACCAGTCGTTCGAGAAACTCACCGGTATCAAGGGTGCGTTCTCGACCCGCATGCTGTACGTGACCGCCGAGCGTTTCTCGGAGAGCAATACGCGTTACACCTTGCAGCGTTCGGATTACGACGGTGCTCGTGCGGTAACCCTGTTGCAATCCCGTGAGCCGATTCTGTCGCCGCGTTTCGCACCGGATGGCAAGCGCATCGCCTACGTATCGTTCGAACAAAGGCGTCCGCGCATCTTCGTTCAGCATATCGATACCGGCCGCCGTGAGCAGATCACCAACTTCGAAGGCCTGAACGGCGCACCTGCGTGGTCCCCGGACGGCAGCAAGCTGGCGTTCGTTCTGTCCAAGGATGGCAACCCGGAAATCTACGTGATGAATCTGGCTTCGCGTCAGTTGAGCCGCGTCACCAACGATTCTTCTATTGATACAGAACCTTTCTTCGGCAAGGACGGGTCTACGCTATACTTCACGTCGGACCGTGGCGGCAAGCCACAGATCTACAAGACGAACATCAATGGCGGCGGTGCCGAACGTGTTACGTTCGTGGGTAACTACAATGCCAACCCGAAATTGTCAGCCGATGAAAAGACGCTGGTAATGATTCACCGGCAGGACGGCTTCACGAATTTCAAGGTCGCAGTGCAGGATTTGGCCCGCGGTAGCGTAAAAATCCTCACAGATAGCAACCTTGACGAGTCGCCTACTGTTGCGCCCAACGGCACCATGGTAATCTACGCCACCCGCCAGCAGGGCCGGGGAGTCTTGATGCTCGTGTCCATTAACGGACGCGTAAGGCTCCCGCTTCCTACCGCTCAAGGCGAAGTCAGAGAACCTTCCTGGTCCCCTTACCTGAACTGA
- the tolR gene encoding protein TolR, giving the protein MALIARDRRRKRKPVAEMNVVPYIDVMLVLLVIFMVTAPMINQGVKVDLPKVSSEALPQDNNNQVLTISIKADKTYYWNLGSEVDTDKQMDKAMTLPQLTAAVTKIVAAGRDAGKQTQVFIRGDKTVDYGSVMGTMGGLQKAGVGNVGLITEAP; this is encoded by the coding sequence ATGGCTTTAATCGCTCGAGATCGTCGCAGGAAACGCAAGCCGGTTGCCGAAATGAACGTAGTGCCTTACATCGACGTGATGTTGGTGTTGCTCGTGATTTTCATGGTGACGGCTCCCATGATCAACCAGGGCGTGAAGGTCGACTTGCCCAAGGTCTCCAGCGAGGCTTTGCCGCAGGACAACAACAATCAGGTCCTGACCATTTCGATCAAGGCTGACAAGACCTATTACTGGAACCTTGGCAGCGAAGTCGATACCGACAAGCAGATGGACAAGGCAATGACCCTGCCGCAACTGACTGCGGCGGTGACCAAAATCGTCGCTGCCGGTCGTGACGCAGGCAAGCAGACGCAGGTCTTCATTCGTGGTGACAAGACCGTCGATTACGGCTCGGTCATGGGCACGATGGGCGGACTGCAGAAAGCCGGGGTCGGGAATGTTGGCTTGATTACCGAGGCACCCTGA
- the tolQ gene encoding protein TolQ encodes MEANVVDHSSMWSLVSNASIVVQLVMLILVAASVTSWIVIFQRSNMLRAGRRALDSFEERFWSGIDLSKLYRQAGSNPDPDSGVEQIFRAGFKEFSRLRQQSGVDPDAVMEGVARAMRVAISREEEKLEAGLPYLATVGSTSPYVGLFGTVWGIMNSFRGLATAQQATLATVAPGIAEALIATAIGLFAAIPAVIAYNRFAARSETLISRYYTFADEFQAILHRKVHTSEE; translated from the coding sequence GTGGAAGCTAACGTCGTCGACCATTCCTCCATGTGGAGTTTGGTCAGCAATGCCAGCATTGTTGTTCAGTTGGTAATGCTGATTCTGGTGGCCGCTTCGGTCACCTCGTGGATCGTGATTTTTCAGCGCAGCAACATGCTGCGTGCAGGTCGGCGTGCACTGGACAGCTTTGAAGAGCGCTTCTGGTCCGGTATCGACTTGTCGAAACTGTACCGTCAGGCAGGCAGCAACCCTGATCCGGACTCGGGCGTCGAACAGATCTTCCGCGCCGGTTTCAAGGAGTTCTCCCGTCTGCGTCAGCAGTCCGGCGTCGATCCTGATGCGGTTATGGAAGGTGTGGCGCGCGCCATGCGTGTTGCGATTTCCCGCGAGGAAGAAAAGCTCGAAGCCGGTCTGCCTTACCTGGCAACTGTAGGTTCCACCAGCCCTTATGTGGGCCTGTTCGGTACTGTATGGGGGATCATGAACTCCTTCCGCGGTCTCGCAACTGCCCAGCAGGCAACGCTGGCCACTGTAGCGCCGGGTATCGCCGAAGCACTGATTGCAACGGCCATCGGCCTGTTTGCAGCCATCCCGGCCGTTATTGCCTACAACCGTTTCGCCGCGCGCAGTGAGACCTTGATCAGCCGTTACTACACGTTTGCTGACGAGTTCCAGGCCATCCTGCACCGTAAAGTGCATACCAGCGAAGAGTGA
- the ybgC gene encoding tol-pal system-associated acyl-CoA thioesterase: MRAQNGVQSFAHRCRVYYEDTDAGGIVYYVNYLKFMERARTERLRDLGFAQSELAQENLLFVVHSSEARYHKPARLDDELLVSAEVTELNRVSLRFTQQIRRASDATLLCEGQFLVACVRADSFKPRAIPEALRAAFADQSGAGIHSEQEIKRGS; the protein is encoded by the coding sequence ATGCGCGCGCAAAACGGGGTTCAGTCGTTCGCACATCGCTGTCGCGTTTATTACGAGGACACCGATGCTGGCGGCATCGTCTACTACGTCAATTATCTGAAATTCATGGAGCGGGCTCGTACCGAGCGGCTACGGGATCTGGGCTTTGCCCAGTCCGAACTGGCGCAGGAAAACCTTTTATTTGTCGTGCACTCCAGTGAGGCGCGTTATCACAAGCCGGCGCGGCTGGATGACGAGCTGCTTGTCAGTGCAGAAGTAACCGAATTGAATCGCGTCAGCCTGCGTTTTACACAGCAGATCAGGCGGGCGTCAGATGCAACACTGCTCTGCGAAGGGCAGTTCCTGGTGGCGTGTGTACGCGCCGATAGTTTTAAACCCCGGGCCATTCCCGAAGCTTTGCGAGCGGCCTTTGCCGACCAGAGCGGCGCGGGCATACATTCAGAGCAGGAGATAAAGCGTGGAAGCTAA